CCCACGCAGACGATCTTGCCGGGACGCGGCACCAGGGGCGCGAACACCGCGTCGGCGGCGGACAGTATCGTTCCCTCGGTCCGCGCCGCCGTGTCGAGACCGCAGGGCGCCGCCAGGACCGCACCCACGTCCGGCAGTCCGAGATCGATGAGCGAGTCACCCTCGACCCGGACGGCTGCGGTCCGGCCTTCGAGGCGGATGGTGGCGAGCTTCACGCGTGTGTCTCCTCGGTGTGGGCGCGGAACAGGTCGAGCTTGGTGAAGATCGGAGCGTCACTGAACTGGAACAGGTCGAGCGCTCCGGAGTCCGAGTCCGACGGCGACGCCTGCGACCGGATCGACAGCGGGGTCCACGACGGGACGACGAAGAGGTCGCCGCGGGTGACCGACCAGGTGAGGCCGCCCGCGGTCACCTGGCCCGAGCCGTCGAACACCTGGTACACGGACGACCCGGTCTCCCGTCGCGGGGCGGTCTCCGCGCCGCTGAGGATGCGGTGGAACTGCGCGCGGATGGTCGGCAGGACGTCGCCGCCGTGGACGGGATCGGTGTAGCGGACCAGTGCGTGACCGGGCTCGACGGTGCCGGGGTGTCCCGCGCGCTCCAGTTCCAACTGGTCGGTCAACGCGGCGTCGGTGTCCGCCCAGCGGTGGCACAGCAGCGGCGTGCCCTGCCCGCGGCCGAGCCGGGAGACCGGCACCAGCCCCGGGTGACCCCACAGCCGCTCGGAGCGGGAACGGTCGGGCGTCGCGTGCTCCTCCTCGGACAGCCGGTCGCGTCCGAAGTCGAAGAACTGCGCCTCGATGCCGTACTGGAAGGGGATGTCGAGGCCGTCGATCCAGGCCATGGGCCGGTCGGCGGCGTTGTGGTGCGCGTGCCAGTGCATGCCGGTCTGCGGCAGGAAGTCGCCGCGGCGCATGGGTACCGGGTCGCCCTCCACGACCGTCCACACGCCCTCGCCCTCGACGACGAACCGGAACGCGTTCTGGGTGTGGCGGTGCTCGGGCGCGTCCTCGCCCGGCATCAGGTACTGAATGGCAGCCCACAGGGTCGGCGTGGCGTACGGCCTGCCGCCCAGACTCGGGTTGGCCAGGGCCATCGCGCGCCGTTCGCCGCCCCGGCCGACCGGAACCAGGTCGCCGGAGCGGCCGGCCAGGTCGAGCAGCGTCTTCCATTCCCACCGGTGGGGCCGGGCCTTCGAGCGCGGCTGCTCGGGCATCAGGTCCCCGATCCGGGTCCACAGCGGCACCAGCAGGGCCTGCTCGAATCCTCGGTACAGGTCTTCGAGCGCGGGCGTCACCGGCGGCTGGTCCGGCCCTTCCTCGGCGATCAGTGAGACGGGGGAGGCCCCGTCGCGGAGTGCGGTCATACGCAGACCGTGCTCCGCGCGGCACCTCCCGGAACAGTGGATTCTGCTCAGCAGAACACCATGAGAGGGTGGCCGTCATGGTGAGGTCGATGAAGAATCCGCCGTCGTACGGCGTGACGAGCGTGGACCACGCTCTGCAGCTGGCGGTCATTCTGCAGGTCGAAGGGCCCCTCACGGTCTCCGAGGCCGCCCGACGGATCGGAGTGGCCCGTTCCAGCGCCCATCGCCTGCTGTCCACGCTCGTCTACCGCGACTTCGCGGTTCAGGACGAGGACCGCAGCTACCGGGTGGGCCCCGTTCTCGAGATCGCGGCCCAGGCGCACTCGAACGTCTCGGCCCTCCGGGCGGCTGCGCTCGGCCCGCTGCGCACCCTGGTCGACACCGTCGACGAGACCGCGAACCTGAGCATCCGCACCGGGCGCACCGCGCGGTTCGTCGCCTCGGTCGAGTGCTCACAGGCGCTGCGGGTGGGCAGCCGCGAGGGCATGGTGTTTCCCGCACACCTGGTGACCGGGGGCCTGGTCATGCTGGCGGCCCTCACCGACGAGGAAGTGGACGCGCTGTACGCGGGCGCTCCCACGAGTCCGTCCGATGAGCGCCCGGACCTGGACAAGCTGCGCGATGAGCTCCGAGCGGTCCGGCGCAGCGGTGTGGCCCTCAACCTGGAGCGCTCCGAACGCGGCCTGGTCGCGCTCGGCCGCGGTGTGACCGACTCCCGCGGCAACACGGTCGCCGCGGTGTCGGTCTCCCTGCCGAGCGTGCGCTACGAGCCGGAGCGCGTCCGGGAACTCGCCACGGCCCTGGCCACCGCGGCGGAGCGCATACGCGCGGCGCTCTGACGCGTGACGCGCGGCACGGTGCCGGCGGGCCCGCCGGGTGGCCTCAGCCGACGAGGCCGACGACGGCCTTGGGGGAGGGGCCGTACCGGTTGGTCTCCGGGTCACTGTCCACGGCCATGGTCACCAGGTAGATCACCGGACCGACCACGGGGATGAGGGCGACGAGCATCCTCCAGCCCGGCTTGCCGGTGTCGTGCAGTCGACGGACGGAGACGCTCACCATGGGCACGATGAACGGCAGGAGAAGGACACTCAGGAGCGGGGTCTCGGCCCCGACGGCGAGTGCGGCGACGGCGCCGGTGGCGATCACATAGAGCACTGAGAACCACCAGTACTCCGCGCGCCGGGCGCGCCCGGAGAACGTGGCGTACTTCGCGGTGAGGCACACGCGTACCGCGTCGGCGAACGACATGCTGGTCATGGCGACTCTTTCAGAGGAACGTCGGGGTGGGGGAGCTGATCAGGTGGACAGGTCGGCCGGAGTCGTCGTACGTCGCGTTCGATGCCATGCGGCGGCGACCTCGATACGCGGAGCCGAACGTGTCAGCCGCCTCGGACTCCGAGGCCGCGGCGCAGGGCCGCGAGCGTGTCGGTGAGAATGCGTTGGCCCGTCGTCGACTCGGGGATGATGCCCCCGTGCAGGACGCCGGGGTAGAGGGCGAGTTCGGTGGGGACGTCGGCGTGGGAGAGGCGTTGGGCGTAGTCGACGTCCTCGTCACGGAACGCGTCGTACTGGCAGGCGGTGACGAACGCGGGCGGCAGCCCGGACAGATCCTGGGCGCGGGCGGGGGCCGCATAGGGAGAGACCTCGGCGGTGCCCCGGCGCCCCTCGCCGAGGTAGCAGTCCCAACTGACCTTGCTGGAACGGCTGTTCCACAGCGGTACGTCGTCGTAGTCCCGCATCGACGGCGTCCGGAGGCGGTCGTCCAGTTCGGCGACGCCCAGGTACTGGAAGCAGAGCGCGGGTCCGCCGCGGTCGCGCGCGAGGAGGGTCACGGCGGCGGCGAGGCCGCCTCCCGCGCTCTCCCCGGCGATGCCGAGGCGGCCGGGGTCGATGCCCAGCTCGCTCGCCGACTTCGCGGTCCACTCCAGGGCCGCGTAGCAGTCCTCCAGCCCGGCGGGGAAGGGGTGTTCCGGCGCGAGTCGGTACTCGACGGAGACCACGACCGTCCCGACCTCGGCGGCGATGCGGGTGGCCTGGGCGTCGAACTGCTCGACGCTGCCCATGATGAACCCGCCGCCGTGGATGTAGAGCAGGCCCGGCAGTAGACCGTCGCGCTCGGCGGGCGCGTAGACGCGGACCATGACGTCGGGTGCGCCCTCGGGCCCGGGGACGGTGATGTCACGGGTGGTGATCGGGATGTCCGGCTCGTAGGACGGCAGTCCGGCTCGAACCGCTGCCTCACCCATGGCGCGAAGTTCACGGAAGTCCGCGAACGGTCCGCTCGGGATCATCGTGAGCCAGGGCGTGATCTCGGGGTCGAATGCGTAGGTCATGAAGTCACCTCGAAGGGACGGGGCGAGGACGGCGGCCAAGGGCTGCGGGGCCGGTGGGTGGTCAGAGGCTGAAGACGAGTTCGGCCTGGTCGCGCTTGGTGGTGTGCAGGTCCCAGTAGACGGGGGAGATCTCCTCGGGCTGGGCCGTCGGGAATCCGGGGACGGCGGGGGTGCCGATCGAGACGTCGATGCCGACGTGGGCGGCCTGGACGCCGGTGCCGTCGAGTTCCTTGTGCAGGTTCACGGCCCAGTTGCGCAGCGCCGCGGCGGCGGCGTTGACGTTGCCGACCTGCGGGACGGGGTCGATGGAGCCCGCGCCCGTGGTGTAGAGCAGGGTGCCCGCGCCGGCCTCCCGCATCGCCGGCAGCACCGCCCTGGTGGCGGCGATCGCCCCGTAGAGCTGGAACTCGATCTCGTGCTGGACGTGGGCCGGTTCGGCCTCGGTGGGCGTGACCAGGGTCGTGGTCAGGGCCGCGACCGGGGAGTACTCCAGGACGTCGATGCCACCGAACCGGGCGGCGGCGTCCTTGAGGGCCTGGGTGAGTGCGTCGCGGTCGAGTACGTCCGCGGGGAACGCGGCGGCGGTGGCGCCCTCCGCGCTGAGCTTGTCCACGAGCGTGTCGAGGTTCTCGCGGCTGCGGGAGATCAGGGCGACCTCGAAGCCCTGAGTGCCGAAGGTACGGGCAATGGCCAGGCCGAGCTGGGGGCCGGCCCCGATGATGGCGATGCTGGACATGATGATCCTTTCCGGAGGGGGACGAAGAACAACAGGGAGAGGTATCCGGTAAGCCCTATCCGTTTCGTGAGCGGATAGGGCTTACCGGTTAACTGGAGCAACCGTACCAGTAAAACTGGATAGGTCAATCCGGTTGCTACACTTCCGTGCATGACCCCTGGTGACCAGCACTCCGACACCCCTGCCGGGCAGTCCCTGCGCAGCGACGCCGAGCGCAACAGGGAGCGGATCATCGCCGCCGCCCGCACGGTCTTCGCACGGGACGGTTTGCATGCCTCCATGGCCTCGGTCGCCCGGGAGGCGGGGGTGGGGATCGCCACCATGTTCCGGCGTTTCCCGACCAAGGCGGAGCTGGTCGACGCGGTCTTCATCGACCGCATGGTCGCCTACGCCGACGCGGTCACCACCGCTCTCGCGGACCCCGACCCCTGGCACGGCTTCGTCGGCTACATCGAGAGCGCGTGCGCGATGCAGGCCGCCGACTACGGCTTCGCCGACGTACTGACCACGACCTTTCCCTCCGCCAAGGCCCTGGAGTGCCGCCGCGACGAGGCGTACGAGGGCATGGTCGAACTCATCGGCCGCGCGAAGGCCACCGGCCGCCTCCGGGAGGACTTCGACCCCTCGGACCTGGTACTGATCCACATGGCCAACGCCGGCGTCGTCAACGCCACCGGCGACGCCGCTCCCGACGCCTGGCGACGCGTCGTCGCCCTGCTGATCCAGTCCTTCGAGGCCCCCGCCCGCGGCCCCCTGCCCCCCTCGCCCGGGCACGAGGCCCTCTACCAGGCCATGCTGCGCCCCGCCTCCACGGATGCCGCGGCGCCAGGAACAGGCGCGTCCCGTACCACCCGGGGGGCCGACGAAAACGGTCAGAGCGGCCCTGCGCCCGAGTGACGCGGACGCCGCCACCCTGCGCGCCCACCGATAGGCCCGGCCTATACGGGGCATCGATTTTTGGTCGTGGACCCCCCGCCCGGCCGCCCGGTTCACTGTGGCGCAAGCTGGCGCGCGCCGATCGGGCTCGGTGTCGCGCGATCAGGGAGGCTGCAATGACGCATACCCCGGGCAACGGACGAGCCGAACAGGCCGTACGTATCGCGGCGAAGCCGTGGTACCGGCAGTTGTACGTCCAGGTGCTGGTGGCGATCGTGATCGGCATCGTGCTGGGCTGGCGGTGGCCGGATCTGGCCACCGACATGGAGCCGATCGGCACGACGTTCATCACCGCGATGAAGATGCTCATCGGACCGATCGTCTTCCTGACGATCATCGGCGGCATCGCCGGCGTCGCGGACCTGAAGAAGGTAGGACGCACGGGCATCAAGGCGCTGACCTACTTCCAGGTCGGCACCATCGTCGCCCTGCTCACCGGCCTCGTGGCGATCAACCTCTTCCGACTCGGCGACGGCGTGCACGCCGACCCGTCGACGCTCCAGACCTCGGGCGACGCGAGCCAGTACATCGAGCAGGGGGAGCACCAGCACTGGTGGGAGTTCCTCACCGACATCGTGCCGGACAGCTTCTTCGGCCCGTTCGTCGAGGGGAAGATCCTCCAGGTCATCTTCCTGGCCGTCGTCTTCGGCATCGCCATCAAGCTGGTCGGGAGGACGGGCGAACCGATCATCGCGGCCGTCGGGCGACTGACCGAGGTCGTCTTCAAGGTCCTGTCCTTCGTCATGAAGGCCGCGCCGCTGGGTGCCTTCGGCGCGATGTCGTACGCCATCGGGAAGTTCGGCCTGTCCACGCTGACCAGCCTCGGCTCGCTGATCCTCCTCTTCTACGTCACCTCGGCGCTGTTCGTCGTGGTGGTGCTCGGCGGTGTGCTCGCCCTGTACGTGCGGCTGAACATCTTCCAGCTCTTCCGCTACTTCAAGGAGGAGTTCTGGCTGATCCTCGGCACCTCGACCGCCGAGCCCGCGCTGCCCGGCCTGATGCGCAAGATGCAGTTCATGGGGGCGGAGCGGTCCACGGTCGGACTGGTGGTGCCGACCGGCTACAGTTTCAACCTCGACGGCGCGGCGATCTACCTCTCGCTGGCCACCCTCTACATCGCCCAGGCCACCGACACCTCCCTGTCCATCGGCCAGCAACTCGGGCTCCTGGCCGTCATGTTGCTGACCTCCAAGGGGGCGGCGGGCGTCGCGGGCGGTGGCTTCATCGCGCTCACCGCGACGTTGTCGACGGTCGGCACAGTCCCCGCCGCGGGCATCATGCTCATCTTCGGCATCGACAAGTTCATGTCGGAGTGCCGGGCGCTGGTGAACTTCTTCGGCAACGCCGTGGCCACCTTGTTCATCGCCAGGTGGGAGAACGGCCTGGACCTGGAGCGGGCCCGGCTGGTGCTGTCCGGCAAGGCGGGGGAACCGCCGTTGACCACCGAGGCCGATGACGTCGGCAGCAAGGCCGCAGACGCCGGCACCGGCACCGGAGCCGGAGCGGGGCCCGAGGCGGAGGACGAGGGTGTCCGGCCGGTCGCCGCGTCCTCCGCTCCCAAGGCCGTCCAGGTGACGCCCTGATGGTGTCCGTGCTGGTCGCCCCGGACAAGTTCAAGGGCTCCCTCAGTGCCGACGAGGTGGCCCGCGCCCTGGAGCGCGGGCTGCTGGAAGCCGCCCCCGGGGCCCGGGTCACCCGCCTCCCGCTGGCGGACGGCGGGGAAGGAAGCGTGGCCGCCGCCTGCGCGGGTCGGTTCGGCCCGGAGAAGGTCACGGTGACCGGGCCGACCGGCCTGCCCGTCACGGCCGAACTCGCGGTGCACGGCCGTACCGTCCTCATCGAGGCGGCGGCCGTCTGCGGACTCGGCGTGCTGCCGGACGGCCACAAGGCGCCGCTCACGGCCACCAGTTGGGGCGTCGGCCAGGCCCTCCACCACGCACTGGCAGCCGGCGCGGACACCATCGTCCTCGCGCTCGGCGGGGTCGCCACCACCGACGGCGGCGCGGGCCTCCTGCAGTCCCTCGGCGCGCGGCTGACCCGACAGGACGGCGGGCCGATCGGGCCGGGCGGCGCGGGACTCGCCGATCTCCATACGGCCGACATCGCCGAGGCCCGCGCGGCCCTGGCGGGAGTCGACCTCGTCCTCGCCACCGATGTGGACAACCCGCTGCTCGGGACGACGGGCACGGCCGCCGTGTACGGCCCGCAGAAAGGGGCGACCCCGGGCGAGGTGCGGCAACTGGACGACGCGCTCACCGGCTTCGTACGGCGACTGGAAGCGGGCGGAGTCGCGGAGGCGGTACGACACGCCGTCGCCCCCGGGGCCGGCGCGGCCGGGGGACTGGGGTACGCCGGCATGCTCCTCGGAGGGCGGACGTGCTCGGGTGCCGACTACTTCCTCACTCTTCTCGGCGCCGATGACCTGCTGGCCGCGAGCGACTTCGTCGTGACCGGCGAAGGCAGCCTCGACGAGCAGTCCCTGTCGGGCAAACTGCCGGTCGCGCTCGCCCGGCGGGCCCGCCGGCTCGGCGTGGCGGTGCACGCGGTGGCCGGCCGCTGCACCCTGCCCGAGGACCGGACCGCCGCCCACTTCCGTTCCGTACAGGCCCTGACGGACCTGACCGATCAGGACAGCGCGCGGGACGGCGAACTGTCCGCGCGCCTGCTCGCCCGGTGCGGGCGCAGCCTCGCCGACCGCTGGATCGGACGCGGAGGGACGGAAGCCGGCAGGTAGGCTCGCTCCGCCTTCGGACCAGCACAGAGCGGAGAGGTGCCGTGGACGCCCGGCAACTGGAGTACTTCCTGGCCATCGTCGAGCACGGCGGCTTCAGCAAGGCCGCCGCCGCCCTCCATGTCGCCCAGCCGTCGTTGTCGCAGGCGATGGCGAACCTGGAGGCCGATCTCGGGGTGGCTCTCTTCCACCGGGTCGGCCGGGGCGTCGTCCTGAGCGAGGCCGGCCGGGAACTGCTGGAGCCGAGCCGGCGCGTCCTGCGCGACCTGGCCGCCGTACGCGACACCGCCACCGCGCTCGCCGGTCTGCACGGCGGCACGGTCGAGGTCGCCACCATGCCCTCGCCCGGCATCGAACCGCTCACCACGCTCATCCACCGCTTCGCCGACCTGCACCCGGCGGTGACCGTGAGCACGCATGCCGCCTTCACCCCGGACGAAGTGGTCGCGCTGGTCCGCAGCGGCGCCTGCGAGCTGGGCCTCCTCGGCAGTGCGAGCCCCGTCCACCCGACCGGCCTCGACGTGCTGCACGTCGAGGACCAGCCGTTCGTGGTCGTCGCCGCGCCCGGCGGGGCGATCGAGGACGACGTCACCCTCCGTCCCCAGGACCTGGCCGGACAGAAACTCATCGCCTCGCGCACCGGCAGCCTGATGCGGCACATCGTCGACGACATCACCGCGGGCGGCACCGGGACGGAGATCGTGACGGTCGTCGACCACCGCACGTCCATCCTGCCGCTGGTCCTGACCGGCGTCGGGATCGCGGTGCTTCCGTCGTCCTGGACCCGGCTGGCCCGCCGCTGCGGGGCGGTCGTGGCACCGCTGGCGCCGACCGCTCACCTCCACGTGGCCATGGTCAGCCTGCCGGCGCACCTCACACCGGCCGCGCGGGCGTTCCTCGCCCTCACCAGGTCGTTGGCCGGTCGGCGGACCCCCGCCGCCTGACGCGGAATCGATCGGCTCCGCCTATACGTGCCATCGAAAGCAGGTCTTGGACGCACCACCGCAGCGCTGTGTTGACTCGAAAGCGACCGCACGACAGCGAGCCGGAGGCACCCATGACAGCCGCACCCCGCACGTTCCGCATCGCCGCCATCCCCGCCGACGGGGTGGGCAAGGAAGTCGTCGCCGCCGGCCGGGCCGTCCTGGACGCGCTGGCCGACGGCTCCCGGAACTCGGCGGACCCCTTCGCCTTCGCCTGGGAGGAGTTCCCCTGGGGCTGCGAGTTCTACGAGCGCACCGGCAAGATGATCGACGACGACGGTCTGGAGCGGCTGAAGAACTTCGACGCCATCTACTTCGGCGCCGTCGGCTGGCCCACCGTCCCCGACCACATCAGCCTGTGGGGCCTGCGCCTGAAGATCTGCCAGAACTTCGACCAGTGGGCCAACGTCCGCCCCGTGCACTTCCTGCCGGGCGTCCAGAGCCCGCTGCGCAAGGCCGACGACACGGACCTCGACTGGGTCGTCGTCCGCGAGAACAGCGAGGGCGAGTACGCGGGCCTCGGCGGCCGGAACCTCGGCGGGCGTGGTCCGGGCGGTGAAGTCGCCGTCCAGTCCGCGCTGTTCACCGAGGTCGGCTGCGAACGCATCATGCGGTTCGCCTTCGACCTGGCCCGCACGCGCAGCCGCCGCAAGGTCTCCTCGGTGACCAAGAGCAACGCCCAGCAGTACGGCATGGTGCTGTGGGACGACGTCTTCAAGCGCGTCGCGCTCGACTACCCGGACGTGGAGACGGAGAGCGTGCTGGTGGACGCGATGTCGGCGAAGTTCGTCCTGCGCCCCGAGGACCTGTCGGTCGTCGTCGCCTCCAACCTGAACGCGGACATCCTCTCCGACCTCGGCAGCGCCCTGGCGGGCAGCCTGGGCCTGGCGGCGAGCGCCAACCTCAACCCCGAGCGCCGCTTCCCCAGCATGTTCGAGCCCGTCCACGGCTCCGCCCCGGACATCGCGGGGCAGGGCCTGGCCAACCCCATCGGCGCGGTCGGCAGCGCCGCGCTGATGCTGGAGCACTTCGGCCTGCCGGACCAGGCGGCCCGCCTTCAGAAGGCGATCGAGACGACGACCGCGGCGGGCGTCCTCACCCGCGACGTCGGCGGCACGGCCACGACGGAGGACGTGACCAAGGCCCTGATCGACGCCCTCGACATCTGACCGCGCTGTACCCAACCGCCTTCGCTCACCTCCGGGTGTCCGGCCCCCACGGCCGCGCACGTCGGCGAGAGCCGCGCGGGGATGAGGGGTGCCGGTAGGGCGTGACGCACCGGCACCCTTGCTTTTATCAGCGAGGTTTCCCCACGTGACCAGGCCTCTCAGCCGACGCCGTCCGCTCGTCACCGGCGCGAGTGTCGTGCTCGGCTCGGGCGCAGACGCCGCCACGGCATCTCCCGCCGCGGCGCCCGCCAGTTCCTGAGGGACGGAGGGTGCCGAGGAGACCCGCTCGCTCGACGAGCTCGACCCATCCGCCCTCGCGCAGGGCGGAAAGCTCGTGATCCACGCGGGCGGTGACGTCTCGACGCAGGGCGGACGGCCTTCGCAACGGGTTCAGCGGCCCCTTCCCCGGGATCGATGGCGGAGCGCCTCCCTTTCTTCGGTCTCGGCGGCTCCGGCACGCTGCTGGCCTCCGGGCCCGTTACGTGGGTGCTCCCCGACGCGTCGACCCAGGAACGTCGCCCCGGCCGAGCTGTACCTCAACGCGGCAACGGCTCACGTCCGAACGGCCTACCTTGTCGACCCGTTTCGTGGAGCCACGGGACGGACGGGTCCTGCTTTGCTGCTCGGCTCCCACGGCGGATCTCTGCTCTGTCACAGCGGACGTCGTGCCCAGAACAGCGCATGGCCGCCGTTCCCTTCGGGGGCGAATTCTTCCTGCTCAACCGTCAGTCCCGCGCGGGTGATCCAGACACGGTTGGTGTCGGCATCTGCGTGGCTCCACCACATGGCAACTCCGCTGTCCAGCCAGTTCTCGTCCACGCCGGTCCACTCATACTGACCCGTGCTGCAGAGAAACCAGCCGCCGGGTCGGAGCCACGTTGCGATCCTTTCCAGGAGCGCACGCTGTTCGTCCTGCGGGATATGAATGAGGGCATAGAGAGACACGACTGCATCGAAGGATCCGCCCGGGAAGGCCACCGACGTGGCGTCGGCCCTGATGAAGTCGGCATGCGGCACGAGCTTCTGGGCCCGCCGGATCTGCACCTCGCTGATGTCGACGCCTGTGACGTGGTGTCCTGCCGCCACAAGGTCACGAACGACCGGCGCTCCGCTGCCGCAACCCAAGTCCAGCACTCTGCTGCCTTTCCCGAGCCGCGCGTTCAGGCCGGCGATCCAGGATCGGTACTTCGTGTCGGATTCATACGTCTCGTCATAGCGCAGTGACAACGCGTCATATCCACGCCGAACCAGATCCTTTGGATCTTCAACAGTCACAGCCAAGCACGCTAACGCCCTTGGCCTGCACTCAGCCAACCCTTTTCCCATCGATATTGTCGAGGTCTACTGATCGCCAAGTTAGGGGCCGCGTTCCGGATGGGCGTGAAAGTGCGATTTCGGTGCTCCTGCCCGGGGTTGGTGTGAGGCAAGTGAGTGGGAGCGGGTACCATCCTGGTCATGTCTGGTGATCTCCAAGGGGGAGGCCCGTGCCGTGAAAATGCGGTGATGGGAGGGCGGTCGGCTGATCCGGGGTGGCTGTTGAACGCCGACCGGGGACAGATGCTGGCGGCACCGAATGCTTGAGCCCTTCGAGATCTCTTTCATGGACAGCCTGTCGTGGGATGAACTGCGCACAGCTCTGTCGGAGCACTTGAAAACGCCGATCGAAAACGTGGTCATGTTTGGCGATTGGCTGGATCTACCGCCGCAGAGGCAGGGCGAAACGACAAGCCTGGACATCATCCGGCAGGAAAGTGGGTACCGAACGCTTGTCGACGGTACGTCCCCGCTGAATGTATGTGGTGAGAAGCTCGGCTTCCTCGCAGCAGCGCTGGCCATGAATTTCTCGACGAGTGTCGCGATCGGTGACTACACGCATGACTGCGGATACGCATGTGGGCGATTCATCGTCTACCAGCCCGACGGGAAAACGTTCTCCGCACGAGAAAAATTGGACCGCGAATTCTGGGATCTCGAGCTCGGGTAACGCAGGACCGGGTGGAAAAGCGGCGATGTTGGTCCAGCCGTCGTGCGTTCGCGGAACACGTCGAGCAGGTAGTCGCCTGTGACCGGATCGCGCAGCCACGTCTGGTCTACGGCGGCCAGCACCTCCGGTGTGGCGTCCTCCCGAGGGCGTCCGGGGTGACCCAGATGTCTCCATGCGCGCGCGTCTGGCTGCCGCGGAACAGGTCCAGCGCCCAGCCCGCGGTCACGTGCCAGGGAGTGCTGATCCCGGCCAACCGCTGCGCGACCTCGCACGGGGTCCAGCAGGAGCCGCATCACGTAGCGGGTCCCGCGCTGCGCGTGACCGTCTCGGCCGAGTGCTGAGGTTTGCCGGGCGATCACGAAGAGGCCCGTTCGCGGCGGAAGCCTGCTCGATAGTCGGTGGGGCGGACTCCGAAGTGTCGGGTGAAGAGCCTGGCGAAGGTGCCGTGGTCGCGGTATCCGACTTCCAGATGGATTTGGCGGGCGGTCAGATCCGTGCTTTCCAGCAGGTGTTGGGCTCTGCGCATCCGGGCCCGTTGCAGGTGCACGAGAGGCGACTCGCCGGTCTCCTGCTTGTAGCGTCGTAGCAGGGTCCGCGTACTGACGTGGAAGTGCTCGGCGAGCGCGGGCAGGTTGTATCGATCCTGTAGGTGCTGGTCGAGGAAACGTTGCACCTGGGCGGAGAAGCCGTCGCCCGAGGTGGGCAGGAGCTCGTCGTCGACGTAAGGGGCCTGGGACACGCGTGCGTCATCGATCAGCGCGATCCGAGCCGTACGGCGTGCCGCGGTGCGCCCGCAATGACGTTGGATGAGGGTCAGCACGAAGTCGTACATCGCGCTGAAGGCCGCCGTCGTGGTGACCCCGGCGTCACTGACGACCAACTCCCGTGGCACGACATCGGCATCGGGATACCTCCGGGCGAGTCGGCTCGCGAACAACCAGGCGGTCGTGGCCCGTCGCCCCGCGAGGAGGCCGGCCTCGCCGAGCAGGAACGCACCGACGCAGATCGACACCACGGCGATTCCCCGGTCGGCGTGTGCGCGGATCGCTTCGACTTCCGGCCGCAGGGCGTCCAGCCCGAGGGCCGGGTCCATTCCCGGAGCCGGTTCGAAACCCGGCACCACGAGGACGTCGACGTCTCGCGGCGGGACCACCCCGAGCGCGACCCCGCCCGAGGCGATGACACGCCGTCTGGGCGAGATCACGACGGCTTCGAACGGTGTGGGCGAGCCCCCGCCCGCCCGGCTGACGTGGCTGCCCATCGTCAGCAGATCGACGACCCCGAACACCTCCGACGCGAAGCAGCCCGGGTAGGCCAGCACACCTACCCGCAGCGGACCGGACGACCGCATGAGGCAGCTCCTTTCGGCACCCGG
This genomic stretch from Streptomyces deccanensis harbors:
- a CDS encoding glycerate kinase, with product MVSVLVAPDKFKGSLSADEVARALERGLLEAAPGARVTRLPLADGGEGSVAAACAGRFGPEKVTVTGPTGLPVTAELAVHGRTVLIEAAAVCGLGVLPDGHKAPLTATSWGVGQALHHALAAGADTIVLALGGVATTDGGAGLLQSLGARLTRQDGGPIGPGGAGLADLHTADIAEARAALAGVDLVLATDVDNPLLGTTGTAAVYGPQKGATPGEVRQLDDALTGFVRRLEAGGVAEAVRHAVAPGAGAAGGLGYAGMLLGGRTCSGADYFLTLLGADDLLAASDFVVTGEGSLDEQSLSGKLPVALARRARRLGVAVHAVAGRCTLPEDRTAAHFRSVQALTDLTDQDSARDGELSARLLARCGRSLADRWIGRGGTEAGR
- a CDS encoding LysR family transcriptional regulator — encoded protein: MDARQLEYFLAIVEHGGFSKAAAALHVAQPSLSQAMANLEADLGVALFHRVGRGVVLSEAGRELLEPSRRVLRDLAAVRDTATALAGLHGGTVEVATMPSPGIEPLTTLIHRFADLHPAVTVSTHAAFTPDEVVALVRSGACELGLLGSASPVHPTGLDVLHVEDQPFVVVAAPGGAIEDDVTLRPQDLAGQKLIASRTGSLMRHIVDDITAGGTGTEIVTVVDHRTSILPLVLTGVGIAVLPSSWTRLARRCGAVVAPLAPTAHLHVAMVSLPAHLTPAARAFLALTRSLAGRRTPAA
- a CDS encoding tartrate dehydrogenase, with product MTAAPRTFRIAAIPADGVGKEVVAAGRAVLDALADGSRNSADPFAFAWEEFPWGCEFYERTGKMIDDDGLERLKNFDAIYFGAVGWPTVPDHISLWGLRLKICQNFDQWANVRPVHFLPGVQSPLRKADDTDLDWVVVRENSEGEYAGLGGRNLGGRGPGGEVAVQSALFTEVGCERIMRFAFDLARTRSRRKVSSVTKSNAQQYGMVLWDDVFKRVALDYPDVETESVLVDAMSAKFVLRPEDLSVVVASNLNADILSDLGSALAGSLGLAASANLNPERRFPSMFEPVHGSAPDIAGQGLANPIGAVGSAALMLEHFGLPDQAARLQKAIETTTAAGVLTRDVGGTATTEDVTKALIDALDI
- a CDS encoding class I SAM-dependent methyltransferase, whose protein sequence is MTVEDPKDLVRRGYDALSLRYDETYESDTKYRSWIAGLNARLGKGSRVLDLGCGSGAPVVRDLVAAGHHVTGVDISEVQIRRAQKLVPHADFIRADATSVAFPGGSFDAVVSLYALIHIPQDEQRALLERIATWLRPGGWFLCSTGQYEWTGVDENWLDSGVAMWWSHADADTNRVWITRAGLTVEQEEFAPEGNGGHALFWARRPL
- a CDS encoding GlxA family transcriptional regulator, yielding MRSSGPLRVGVLAYPGCFASEVFGVVDLLTMGSHVSRAGGGSPTPFEAVVISPRRRVIASGGVALGVVPPRDVDVLVVPGFEPAPGMDPALGLDALRPEVEAIRAHADRGIAVVSICVGAFLLGEAGLLAGRRATTAWLFASRLARRYPDADVVPRELVVSDAGVTTTAAFSAMYDFVLTLIQRHCGRTAARRTARIALIDDARVSQAPYVDDELLPTSGDGFSAQVQRFLDQHLQDRYNLPALAEHFHVSTRTLLRRYKQETGESPLVHLQRARMRRAQHLLESTDLTARQIHLEVGYRDHGTFARLFTRHFGVRPTDYRAGFRRERASS